A window of Deltaproteobacteria bacterium contains these coding sequences:
- a CDS encoding class I SAM-dependent methyltransferase — MKPKTIYMFRNKNGGIKKAVEKIEGTSFRDTPLDFFILLARYKFAARLLEKQHRVIDAGGGSGLGAVFLSKFCKQVIAVDYDAELVAHNQKEFSEIKNLEFKTLNLLKVPKNFPRFDALVSMDVVEHFPIKDSSKIVKNYVNLIKPGGFAVIGTPSAYSQSFASQRRLDSHFHEFEPDEFKSFLSKYFKNVFLFSMTDEVVSLTFPKMAWYLMALCIK, encoded by the coding sequence TGAAGCCAAAAACTATCTATATGTTCCGAAATAAAAATGGTGGCATCAAAAAAGCTGTGGAGAAAATTGAAGGCACTTCTTTTCGGGATACTCCCTTAGATTTTTTTATATTATTGGCACGCTACAAATTTGCAGCGCGACTTTTGGAGAAACAGCATCGTGTGATCGATGCAGGAGGGGGGTCAGGATTGGGCGCCGTGTTCCTCAGTAAATTTTGCAAACAAGTTATCGCAGTGGATTATGATGCAGAACTAGTCGCACATAATCAAAAGGAATTTTCAGAGATAAAAAATCTCGAATTTAAAACCTTAAATCTTTTAAAGGTCCCAAAAAACTTTCCCAGGTTTGACGCACTTGTTTCTATGGACGTTGTAGAGCATTTTCCCATCAAAGATAGTTCAAAAATAGTAAAAAACTACGTCAATCTTATCAAACCCGGTGGATTCGCGGTTATTGGTACACCCAGTGCCTATTCACAATCCTTTGCTTCCCAAAGGCGTTTAGATAGCCACTTTCATGAATTTGAACCCGATGAATTTAAAAGTTTTCTCTCCAAATATTTTAAAAATGTTTTTTTGTTCTCAATGACTGACGAAGTAGTTTCTTTAACTTTTCCAAAAATGGCTTGGTACCTGATGGCCCTGTGCATCAAGTAA
- a CDS encoding SDR family oxidoreductase, with product MKTLVTGGAGFIGSHLVDLLLSEGNEVCVLDNLSTGRVENLTHHEIELSSRVITRDPVDSTGFLTPKKDFGIRNDNLSKIQFHKVDISQEGEWQNLFEGIDWVFHLAALADIVPSIQRPQDYFRANVDGTFNVLQAARKFNVKRVVYAASSSCYGIPSQYPTPEVERCDPQYPYALTKYMGEELVMHWAKIYQLSALSLRFFNVYGPRSRTSGTYGAVFGVFLAQKIAGRPYTVVGDGTQTRDFTFVSDVAAAVLAAAKSNQQAKIYNVGSGKSISVNRIVELLGGDKLHIPKRPGEPDCTFADISKIQKDLDWKPKVSIEAGVAELLKNIDYWKQAPVWTAEKIAEQTKDWFRYLK from the coding sequence ATGAAAACACTCGTCACCGGCGGAGCAGGATTTATAGGTTCACACTTAGTGGATTTGCTTTTGAGCGAAGGGAATGAGGTGTGTGTGCTGGACAATTTGAGTACGGGGCGGGTGGAGAACTTAACCCATCATGAAATAGAGCTGTCATCTCGAGTGATAACGAGAGATCCAGTGGATTCAACTGGATTTCTCACCCCGAAAAAAGACTTCGGGATTCGAAATGACAACCTATCAAAAATTCAATTCCATAAAGTGGACATCTCCCAAGAAGGCGAATGGCAAAATTTGTTTGAAGGCATCGACTGGGTCTTCCATCTTGCGGCTTTAGCGGACATTGTTCCATCCATTCAAAGACCCCAGGATTATTTTCGAGCCAATGTCGATGGCACTTTTAATGTGTTGCAAGCGGCTCGAAAATTTAACGTCAAACGTGTAGTCTATGCGGCTTCGTCGTCTTGTTATGGCATCCCTTCGCAATATCCTACACCCGAGGTAGAACGCTGCGATCCCCAATATCCCTATGCCTTAACCAAATATATGGGCGAAGAACTCGTGATGCATTGGGCAAAGATTTATCAGCTGTCTGCACTCTCGCTTCGTTTTTTTAATGTGTATGGCCCACGCTCTCGAACTTCTGGAACCTACGGCGCAGTCTTTGGAGTTTTTCTCGCTCAAAAAATTGCAGGGAGACCTTACACGGTTGTGGGGGATGGCACACAAACGCGCGATTTTACTTTTGTGAGCGATGTGGCGGCAGCTGTTTTGGCCGCTGCAAAAAGTAATCAACAGGCAAAAATTTATAATGTCGGCAGTGGGAAAAGTATTTCGGTGAATCGCATTGTCGAGTTGTTGGGGGGAGATAAGCTACACATCCCCAAACGTCCGGGGGAACCCGATTGCACCTTTGCAGACATCTCGAAGATTCAAAAAGATCTGGATTGGAAACCCAAAGTCAGCATCGAAGCCGGGGTTGCTGAACTTTTAAAAAATATTGATTATTGGAAACAGGCACCGGTGTGGACTGCGGAGAAGATTGCGGAGCAGACCAAAGATTGGTTTAGGTATTTGAAATAA